GTAATGCCTGTATATAGATGTTAAATTTAGAAAACCCAACCCACCACTCCTCAACCAACAATTTTAATTACTTGGTTAAGATCAACACTGATTCCCAATTCGCGTGTTTTTAAAACTTTATTATGAATATACCCTTTATACCTGTCCATGGATCCATTTTGTACAATAATCAATAACCTTTCTTCTGGTCTAGATATCGCAACATAATGCAAAAATTCTATTCCTTCTCTTGTTAAGTCATAATCTTGAGCATTTATGATTACTTGTTCAAACTCAAGCCCTTTGGATGAATGTATTGTACCAGAAGTAAGTTTATAAAGGTCTTGATTATAGGTAGGAATATATTTATCATCATTAGTTACTTCATATATTTTACTTATCTCTCGCTTGATTTTCTTCAGGTCTTCATCATAACCTAGGTATTTATACAACTTAATACAGTTTTCTTCATGTTTCAATTGTTCACTTTTTGACTCTTCAATTCCCCTTAACAACTTTTTAATCTTTGTAATTTTGTAAGTCTCTGGCATCGGTATCTCATCCATGAAATCATATTCGCTATACCTATGTTCTACTGAATAATGAGCAATAGCTCTCGCTATCCAAATATGTTCACTTTCAAGATTAGTGTAGTCTAAAGGGGAGCTAGGAATAAAAACGAACGGTATGCCATTATCATTTAATTGTTCACTCCAGCTCTCCGCATTTCTATTACTAAAGTTTAAAAATGCACACTTTTTACCGACATTAATCCAATCACTAATATATTCAATAGCCTCACTATCGCTACCGTACTTAAAAGCAATTATTTCATCATTAAATTCAGTCTGCTGGTAATGTTTTCTTACACTTTCCATAAATATATTTGAGTAATTTTGGATTACTCTATTTGATCTGAAATTATGCCACAACTCAAAGCTTTCGAAGGATTGCTTGTTAATAATTTCTGTAAATCCTTCACTATAAGCACCCCGAAAACCATAAATAGACTGTTTAGAATCTCCAACGACAAACAATAGAATCTTAAGCTCATCGCATAGATACATAAAAAAGTTATGCATATCAACGTCACAATCTTGATACTCATCGATATAAATTCGATAATACTTCGCTTTTATATATCTTCTACAGGAATAAGATCCTTTTAAAATTTCTATTGCCAATTGGAACGCAAAATTATTTTTGTTATTACGATACTTACAGATTAACTGGGTGCTCCGAATCTTCTCTATCCCCTCATCGTAAGTAATAATTTCATTTTCATTACTGAAGTCGGGTTTTATTTCTTTTTTGAAGTCGAGACCATAGACATCATACATAAATGGTTGGATTATCTCCAACCAAATAAAATTATCATTTGTTCCAACAAACCCCTCCCCCTTATTTGGACCGAGCCTGTTTAAAATTTCCTTCGCTGCTTTTCTCGTGAAAGTAACAGCAGCAAACGTTTGATAGTTATTATTTTCATCTGTATCTTTGATAATTCTTTGTATTGTAGTATAGGTTTTACCTGTTCCGGCACTTGCACTTATCACAATACTTCCTTCAGTTGTCAGAATTTCATTCCTAATATCTTTATCTAACGGCGACATGAATCCACCAACACTTTCAGACACTCAAATCTTTCGTGTCCGTATATTTTGTTTATTGCCGATTTGCTAAGGCTAGTACTTAATTGAATCATATTAATGAGTTTTGCACCTTGTAAATAGTCTATACCATTTTTTTTGCTGTTATTTTTCATTGCTAATCTGTCCATTACCCCTGGTATAACTTCATACAAATCATTTTCCAACTCTATTCTAGATAAATAAATATTGTTATCTTTTAATCTTTTGATTATGTCAGGGTACTTGTTAAAGACAAAGATTTTTCTTTCAATTTTATAATCAGCTTCTTTTTCATATCTAATAGGGTCAATACCACTCAGATTTTCTACTTCAACCTCTTCAATAAGTCTTTGACATCTATTTATCCCCAAGAGATTACATTCTGGTCTTCCTTTTACTTTTTTTAGATCATTATCTGTTTTAACTATTACTTTTATACCGAGTTCTGTTAACACCTTATAGTATTCTATAAAATTGATGCCATCAACCTCAAGTATATAGCCGCCATAACTTTCATACCGCTCAAACTTTTCTCTGAGAATTCGTTCAAACAGGATTTTTTCAGATGGTCCCTCAACCAATAAAACCACATCCGCATAGATTGCTTCCGCCAAGTTTTGATTCAGTTTTTGCTTTAAGGTTTTATACTTTTCAGGAACCCTATAAATAAAGGATTTCCCTGTTACTGTACCTTGCTTAAAAAGTTTAATTAAGTTAACATCATCCATCTGGCTTACTATTAATGAGGAATGAGTTGTCATGAACAGATACTTAAATATTTCATCAGAGAATATCTGATACGACAACGCAATCTGCATTGATCTATGTAAATGATTTTCTAGTTCCTCAATCAAGAATATATTAATTTTCCTTTCTTCTAATCTACGATTTTCCAATGTAAGAAGCGTATAGGCAAGAATCTTTTTTCTGCCGTCACCAGAGGTTGGATAGTTTTCAAGTTTTTCATCCAATATATATGGCGTGAGTTTACTATGAATATTACTTAATTCAATCTCGGATCGAATTGAGACCTTAAAGTTCTTGTCATCTTTAAATTTCTTATATTCATTTACAAGTTCTTTTTCAAATTCCTTAATCGTACTCAACTTTCCAACACTCTTATTAAGATTCTTAATGTGGGTGCTAAGTACTTTTCTTTCTGTTTCACTTAAACTTGAATCACCTTTTAAAATCTCTTTGGAATATCTCTTAAATGTGCTTTCTAGTTGAATTGATGAGTCAATATAAATTATATTAAAATATTTATCTAATTCATAGTAAGACTGACTACTGGGAATCTCCTCTAAATTCTCTAAATCAATACCCCAAAAAAGATTCGGTTCTCCAACAAGGGATTCACCATCATATACTGATTTAAGTTGAATATAAATTTCCTTAGCACTCGAAGAAATGGCACCGCCCATCATAGTAAAAATCTTTTTGTTATCGTCATTCTCCTCATCGGAAATCCCTATTTTGAGAGTAAGAGTAATTTCTTTACTGGTATCTTTATTGTAGTAATCCGAATCCATGAAACCATTTCTCCTGAAATTTCTATCTAAAATGAACCTGATAGCAGCTAGGAAATTACTCTTTCCTATATCATTTAGTCCAAAAATAATATTACGATTAGTTAAATCAATATCTACACTTTCAAAATTTCGGAAATTCTCAATTGTTAAATGCCTGAAATTCATATAATCCCTCCATTATTTGCTTAGAAAAGTATAATACCGGATGTTAATTTGAAAAATGAATTAATCACCAAGATTCTGTCTATTTTCCGATAGTGTAACTGTTTGTAATTATTCATGCACTTATTTATTGCAACTTCAAGATTTAACATTTCCTCCGCTACCTTACACTCTTCACATATTTAAACTATTTTTTCTAATATATTAACTCCTCTGGACAATTTGATCTATATCTATTTTACCATTAAAACTAAATAATGCATCGAAAAGATAGAAAGTGATGTGACGATAGATTGATATTTTTTTCACGAATGACTAATTTCCTGTACTTGCCGCAATGCCCCTAAGGCTTATTCCCTCGTCTTGTAGTTCCAGCATCCTTCGATAATGGATCATACAAAAAACCTCCCAAATAATTAGTGTCACACTATTCAGTGTGCTCATTAATTATACAGGAGGTTCCTACTGGTAAATAGCTTGTCATTCACTGGTACATTTCTTGTCATTGGGTGGTACAAAAGATGTCACTCGTGGTACATTTCATTGACGGTAATCAGACATTCATCAAGCAATGGAAAGTGATTTGATTTCCCCTTTTTGCATATTCTTTTAAACCAATTCCAAAATCATATGAAATCAACATAAAAAACTCCCCCTTATCAATATGCAAAAAATTTAGCACATTATCTCGGAAGAGTACAGATATAATCCCGGAGAATTTATAAACCAAGCATTCAACAAGAGAATGTTCGGTTTCATATCGACTCCGACGTCGAAACGGATTTGGTATTCTTTTAGATAATCTTTTCAAAACGTAAAAGTTACTTACTGAACAAACAAACAATCATGTTTGTTTGTTCAGTAAGTAACTTCTCGTATAGCTATTAATGATTTTTCCGTCGGGAAAGGTATTCCAACAAACTCTTTTTTTAAGTCTTCCACAATGATGAGGTTGAAATATCCTCTCTTCATAATTCGGATTAAAAAACCCTTATAATTTTGAAAGGGCATCACCTTGCGTAATAAAATGTGATAACTGAATTAATAACGTCTATCCAATGTATTTGGTTAAACGTTTTTTGTTTCAATGAAGCGACTGCCAATCACTTATAATTCAAAGCATCTACTATAAATTTGTAAATTGGAAATTTCTTAAAATTATCCTTATCCTCATTACTTAACTGATTAAAGTAATAGTCAAACTCAGTAATATTTCCTAGGATGGCTAAATAACCACAAATAACAAACGGATCAGTTGCTTTGTTTTTTCTATCGATAATTTTCTCTATCTCTTCACCATTAAAACTTCTTTGTCGCCTTATAATTTGCATTATGTTTAGGAAATAAGTTTCGTCATTGTCTTCTTCAAATTTTGTAAGGTGTTCATATACTTTTTTTGTAAAGTCCAAGAACTCAAGATTTTGATCCACTTCATCATAATATTTGACAATATCCAATAAGTAGTAATTTACGTACTGTCTCGCAGGATCGGTATCATAATCAATTTCCAGAAATGACTTTTCCAGCTCTCCTAGGTTAAAATTAGCCATTTTAAATAATTGTTTTACTTCTACAATCATATACGAACTAATTTCAAAACCAGGTCCAGACTTGTCCTCGGAAGCGAGTATTCGGAATATCTTATCGGATTCAAACGCGTTCACAACGAGCCATTCATCATTCTTTTTCGTAGTAGCGAGTAGTATAGTGAAACTACCAATTTTCAATTTCAAAAAACTAGATTGTTTTAAGTCTGTGGTAATATCGCTGTAATCTTGATGGAGTATAATATCTTTTAGTGTCTCCATATTTCTGAAGTCTTTTTCTTTTAGGCTGTCAAAGCTTTGATTGAACGTAACGTTTAACTCATCAAAAACTCCATCCAATTCTTCAAGATCTTTAACGAGATCACGCAACTCCTTCATTAAACCCTGGTCGGAGGTTTCTATCGGAATTTGATGCCCCATAACTTCGATGTGTTCTGCGGTTAAAACAGCTATCATAAAATTCGTGTCTTTTATTCTTTCTTTGAGAGGCCCTGTGCGATCAAGGTTTAATTTTAAATTACTTAGATCACTATCTGCTTCGCTTTGAACAAATATCGTAAAATCACCACCAAATAGAATAATTGTTTTATCTTTTTCCATCCGTTTAGTTGCGTTTGGGTAATAGATTTCGCCATTTATACCGATTTGCAAGTTCGTCTCTTGTACAATTTCTAAAACTTGTATTCTTTCCATCGGAATTTCTAAATTATAATGTTCTTCTTTGGAATATAAGTATGTTGGATAATTAAAAAAGGTGGATAAGTTGGGACCCACAGAAGGAATCACAAGCGTTCTATTTTTATTTATGTCGGAAGCGTTTATACTTAAAACATTTTGGG
This genomic window from Sporosarcina sp. Marseille-Q4063 contains:
- a CDS encoding UvrD-helicase domain-containing protein, translating into MSESVGGFMSPLDKDIRNEILTTEGSIVISASAGTGKTYTTIQRIIKDTDENNNYQTFAAVTFTRKAAKEILNRLGPNKGEGFVGTNDNFIWLEIIQPFMYDVYGLDFKKEIKPDFSNENEIITYDEGIEKIRSTQLICKYRNNKNNFAFQLAIEILKGSYSCRRYIKAKYYRIYIDEYQDCDVDMHNFFMYLCDELKILLFVVGDSKQSIYGFRGAYSEGFTEIINKQSFESFELWHNFRSNRVIQNYSNIFMESVRKHYQQTEFNDEIIAFKYGSDSEAIEYISDWINVGKKCAFLNFSNRNAESWSEQLNDNGIPFVFIPSSPLDYTNLESEHIWIARAIAHYSVEHRYSEYDFMDEIPMPETYKITKIKKLLRGIEESKSEQLKHEENCIKLYKYLGYDEDLKKIKREISKIYEVTNDDKYIPTYNQDLYKLTSGTIHSSKGLEFEQVIINAQDYDLTREGIEFLHYVAISRPEERLLIIVQNGSMDRYKGYIHNKVLKTRELGISVDLNQVIKIVG
- a CDS encoding ATP-dependent endonuclease, whose translation is MNFRHLTIENFRNFESVDIDLTNRNIIFGLNDIGKSNFLAAIRFILDRNFRRNGFMDSDYYNKDTSKEITLTLKIGISDEENDDNKKIFTMMGGAISSSAKEIYIQLKSVYDGESLVGEPNLFWGIDLENLEEIPSSQSYYELDKYFNIIYIDSSIQLESTFKRYSKEILKGDSSLSETERKVLSTHIKNLNKSVGKLSTIKEFEKELVNEYKKFKDDKNFKVSIRSEIELSNIHSKLTPYILDEKLENYPTSGDGRKKILAYTLLTLENRRLEERKINIFLIEELENHLHRSMQIALSYQIFSDEIFKYLFMTTHSSLIVSQMDDVNLIKLFKQGTVTGKSFIYRVPEKYKTLKQKLNQNLAEAIYADVVLLVEGPSEKILFERILREKFERYESYGGYILEVDGINFIEYYKVLTELGIKVIVKTDNDLKKVKGRPECNLLGINRCQRLIEEVEVENLSGIDPIRYEKEADYKIERKIFVFNKYPDIIKRLKDNNIYLSRIELENDLYEVIPGVMDRLAMKNNSKKNGIDYLQGAKLINMIQLSTSLSKSAINKIYGHERFECLKVLVDSCRR